ACACCCAGCCATTCTGATGTGTGCAGAATGGGAGTGTAtcagtctgtgatgatcactTTCCATTTATTATCATTTGTCTTGTACCATCCATGTATATGGTTTCTGGAAAATATCACCCTTTTATGACTTAAGACAGAATGgcaatgaaaaatactttgtatAATTGTTTAAGTCTGCTTTTCACTTCAGGACATTAATTAGAAAGACAACAAGACATTAATAAAATCCCCACAGAGTGATCTTTTCTGGAATTGTAAGAATGTCTTGCTTATTGTTCTCCATTCCTGAGTGTGAGTGTAAACACATCTCACATGACAAGTTGTGTCTAGAATTGTGAACAGGTCTATCAatagaaattgtgagtaaaaaaaataattatattcagtAAATCACAAAAGCTTTTGAACAACGGAACTGCAGAGTAAGTCTATAAAGAAAAACACTTATTGGGAATGATTcaagcatttattattttagttacagTTCAAGATCATTATAATGATAAAAGATGGGTCCCACAATTACATAAAATGCAGATAAATACAGTGGAATTACATGAGCTTTTAACACATTGTTCCCCAGATACTGTTTTATCAatcaccaaaaaaatatattaaaccacAACATTCTGATATTGAGTTATAGGCCTACAATATTCAGGTACATCACTTTTAGTAATTTTTGCCCACGTTTCACCAATCAACATCCTCGCAGACGGAGAGTCATGTGAATGGTGCTTAGTTGTGTGATGTCATAATATTGCAACTTTCTGCCAGGCTCCAGCTGTCTTCCGTTGTAAATCAGCCTTTGCTGATCCTTTGGGACTCTCTCTTTGTTGTAGATCTTAGTCTGGAGCTGATCGACGGTCTCATTGACATCAACTTCATACGTTCCAAACTGGCCTTTCTCATTCTTGACGAACACTTGGAAAGGTGCAGGTTT
The genomic region above belongs to Carassius auratus strain Wakin unplaced genomic scaffold, ASM336829v1 scaf_tig00215868, whole genome shotgun sequence and contains:
- the LOC113096066 gene encoding polyubiquitin-like; the protein is MELTIKLEVPKTLEVSGEATVGELKQRISQLFGEPPYRQKLSADNGTHISLEDDSRTLSSYGLHSGSVVSLLITKPAPFQVFVKNEKGQFGTYEVDVNETVDQLQTKIYNKERVPKDQQRLIYNGRQLEPGRKLQYYDITQLSTIHMTLRLRGC